The genomic interval ATGACGGATCAACAAAAAGGCTCCTACTTTTGTTCCCCAAATGTCTTCTTTTGGACGTAGAGAAGGCATTTGCCCCAAGGTTTCGAGCTTTCGAAGATCTTGGTCTCTCCCCATCCGACATCGTCAACCTCGTCAGGTCGAATCCCTCCACCATCAAAATGAAACACGAACGCATTGTATCTAAGATCGAATTTTGGCAAGGCCTTCTCAGCTCCAAGGATGCACTGGTGAAGTTGATCAAGACAAACCGAGGGATTCTTACGTACAGCATTGAGAATAAGATCAAGCCCAACCTTGAGTTACTTCGGGAATGTGGCTTGGACGGCCCAAAGCTTGCCTCTATCTTGCGGAATCGTCCAAAGATTGTGGCACAGAATGCTGATTTCTTGAAGTCCTTGATCAGTCGCGCAGAGGACTTGGGAGTGCCTCGGACATCAGAGATGTTCCATCGCATTCTTTGTGCACTCTTTACAGTCAGTTcagagaagttcaagatgcaaatgGAGTTGTTCCGGAGCTTTGGGTGGTCAGAGAATGATTTTGTTGCGGCATTCCATAAATGTCCTACCTTTCCGCTAAAGTCTTCGATGACTTTGCAGAGAACAATGGAGTTCTTGATAAATGAGGCTGGATATGCTTCTTCTTACATCGCTATACGTCCAGTACTATTGATAATGAGCTTGGAGAGAAGGTTGATTCCGAGACACCGGATCTTGGCAACCTTGAAGTCCAGGGGGCACTGTGAAAGTGATTACAAAGTAACAACATACATAATGGCTACTGAGGCCAAATTCGTAGAGAAGTACATTACCCTCTACAAGGATAGGTATCCAGATCTGAGTGAACTCTATGCAAACTTAAGCCACTGTAATGCTTCTGATTCTGGATTTCAATGAGGTAAGTCATTTTTTCCCCTGCAAGTTATCATTCCTGTTGTCATTTTTCACCGAATAGATTCTCCTTTGTCAAACTCTAAGCTAATATTTATGCCAACAAGCCTGAGGATAAGAAGAATTCACAGAATCATGGTCTTGTTTTTGCATGTCAATATGCATGAAGATAAGAACAATTCACAGGATATTGATCTTGGTTTTGTGTGTCAATTGAGCTAGAAGCTCTCAGATTCATCACTTGCCATGTTAGACAATTGTTACTGCAAGAGACATCCTTCCTTTATGAACACTTCTTGAATTGTTTTGAACACTTCTTGAATTTTTTGTCAATTGAAATGGTAGTACATGTTTGATACTGAATAGCTGTATTCTTGTAGAACACTACACTACTTTGAGTTTGTGACTTGCAATATGAATTAACTCGAGTCAAAttacttttataaattttaatgatGTTTTATCTTACCTTGCTGACTTTTTAGCAGAGTTTATTAATTTTaactcatttaaaattatttttaaaatgcataataatttatatatatttatatatatataaggttgtttttttcttttcccttaattgcttatatatctagggaatttttaagttctcatataatgaaaaaaaaaagatatttttcaAAGGTTAAATTGCAAAATGAAGTAAATTGGAGAAAGATAGAAGTTGGAACTTTGCTTTAGAAGTTTTATAGACAATTAATTTTTAGATTTGTGGCCATAAATGTGACTATTAAAGATAAAATGATAGTAATAATAAAAATTCAACTATTTTTAAGGgagttagttttctttttgccaactataaataattattattattttgatattCAGAGCATAATAATAAATAATGGTATTCTAATTCTGGTTCTTTGTCCCTCTAAGTGCTTTGCTTTGTAGCACAGCACATCGAACAAGGATATGATCCTCACCTAGAGGAAAGTTGTCAATTCTCATCTAGAGGAAAGTTGTCAATTCTCATCCGGAGAAAAGGAAATTGCAAATTGCATTAATTCAAAACATAAAGAATATATGAGATCCTAATGTTTTTGATAGTTTGAGAACACaatctattctttattttataaCAGAAAAACTCTAATTTTTCTAATGAATGGGTTTTTCTGAAAACGCAACTTTTAAAAAAGTCCCAACTAATTATAAAACTTAACAATTCAgacaacttttaaaaaattaaattcttgaCAGTGTCATTCTCCCTAACCGAAGATTAGAAAACTTGACTCCGTCGAGTCGAGTGAGAAGATGAATTGACAAAGTGAGTCTGTCATATTGATTGGTTCAAGGCAGTGTCGCCTCTTCAGCTGGATCAAGTCATTATTGTTCCATTTCTTTTGGAGATAGGGATAAgtattcggttaatttgatattaattttgtataaattttttttattattattttaaataaatttagttaattcggtgttaactgaaataactaattcggttaattcagttttagtaaaattttgatttgattcggttagtCGATACTAAATCGATTTTCGGTTAATTCGATTAATATATGGACCGAATTAACCAAATGTTCACCCCTATCTGGAAGCCTGGGGGAGAGGGTTCGAAGTTCATCTTCAGTGATCCACGTGTCATCAATCTATGAAAATCCTTTTCAATGACCCAACTATTGATGAGTGCTTCTCGGAGAGATCACTAGGTGATGGTCTACATTGTAGATATAATACTAGTAGCCAAATCAAAAAGATAAAAGAAGAGGGCTGGAAGGTTCCCCGATATGGTAGTAAGTGTTGTAGATATACTACTTGTAGGCAAATCAAAAAGACAGAAGAGGGCTGGAAGGTTCCCCCATATGGTAGTAAGTCCTCAATATTGAAATTGGTCTAATGTTAAAATGAGTAGGTAAGTCAACAACATATGCATTAGTCTCAATTTTTCTCACAATTTGAAATGTAGAGGAAGCGAACAAGAACTTTTTTGAAGGAGTTTTTAGGAAAATGTTCTGGCCAATGTAGATAAGTACATAACCCCGCTACATTGTATGCCTTGAACTTACGATGTGCATTAGCTTGAATTTATAAGCCTCATTACTCAGTGCAATTTCCCTCCTAATATCAGCATGGTTCTCTTTGACTCGGTAAAACTCTAACTCGGAAGGAGAAATGGCAAGTAAGGGAATCACGTCAATAGGTTGACGAACTTTTGACCCATACACAATTTCAAATGGACTATGACCAATAGATCGATTTATCGAATTGTTGTAAGCAAATTCTGGAAGGGGCAAGATTGAGTCCCAAATACTTGATTTTTCACCCGTTTAACACCTtaataaatttcctaaattgcAATTAACAACCTTGGTTTGACCATCAGTAAAtgtaaaagagaatttaaattgaGTCCCAAATAACTTCTGTAGATTTCCCAAAAATAACTGATGAACTTTATATTTCTGACACTAAAATCATGGGAAATTCGTGCAATTAGATGACTTTCCTAGAGAACATTTTAGCTATTTGTGATGCATCATTTGTTTTATTGCATGAGATAAAATGTGTCATTTTAGACAATTGATCTACTACTAAAATTCAGTCATGTTGAGTCATGACACCGGTTGGTACGAGGTAATCCTAAGACAAGGTTTATGCAAATAGCTTTCCAAGGTTCATGGGGTATGTATTTTGATTAGTGGTCTTTGTCATTTGACATGTGTGACTTTGTGAGACAATTCGGGCAAAATTTCGTCGTCATAAGGGCTACTAAAATCTATCTATCTAACACAAGGTAATTGTTTTATCTTTTCCAAAATGTCCAATTAGGCCAAATAAGAAAGTCTCTAAGTGAAGTCCTGGATGCAAAGGCGTGTCTTTAAATAGATACCCATCTTTGATCACAAAGTCTATCAAATCATGACGATTCCCATTTTGGatagtttgaaaaattattccaaAATCAAGACAGGTAGTATATTCATCTTTGAGATGATCAAACCCTACTATAGTCATGTTCATGCATGTGGCGACGATACGACTTAGTGCATGGTTTGTTATCCACGCTAGAACGATGTTCTAGAACAAAATCATACTCTTGGAGGAACTCAACCCACCTAGCATGTTTAGCATTTAATTTCTTTTGAGATTGAATGAAATTTAGCACTTTTTGGTCAAAATGCGGGAATGAACTCATGGGACTATGCAAACTTTGGATGATTGAGAACCAAATAGAAATGGACTAGTTTAAGAAAGGACAAGTGAGGTTAGAAAAGAGCAATGTTCTAAATGGTGTTGCAGACGGCCACCTAGGCAGTGCCTAGGCAAGAGGCGGAGGTCATCCACCCCGTTTTTGTCGGAGGTGACCTTAAAAAGGCAGGGTAAAATGtaggttaaaaaaaaatcatcatcttCATTGCCTCCTGCCTTTGCCTCCTTTCTCCTGTAGTCATTTCGTAGCTACTGCCGCCAGTCGCCCATAGCTGCCGCCCGCCATTTCCTCCCGCTGTTGCCCTCCTCTATCGCCCGCCGCTGTCGCTGTCATTAGGTAAGGTTTACAAAAACCTAGATTTTAAAGTTTCTTCGAGATTCCTTCGGAGGCTTGTGCAAAGAATGCCTCGCTAGACCCATCACGAGGGTACGAACACGTCACCGCGGTCTGGCGACAAGCCCTGACGCGTCGCCCGAGCCTGGCAACGGGCGACAGCATCCGGGCGTGTTGCCTGGGCCAGTGAGGCTTCCGTGCATGTGCAACGGGTCCGACGAGTGTCTGTCGTGCGTGCTCGTGCGGAGCAGAAATTGGGCTAGGGCTTTTCTTTTTATTctgttttatttttaaacttaagatTTAATCAAATAccttatattaataattttaatcaattcctAGCTTATGATTGATATAATTTAAATATacctaattaaaacttaacttacacCGCATATCCCGTCTACACATAACTATTTTTTCAGTTTAAATTTTTGTTGTGCTTAATGTCATAATCCAACCTTTTAACCCAAAGGCAAAATCCTAAATGACATACGTAcaagctaaaaaaaataaaaaaataaaaaaaatcttaaatgcAGTGATCACATATACCTAACTATTAGtctattatatatttaatttactaatatttatattaaattgttgtgctaacttttaattcttaatttttttattattgaatATTAATGACGGAAAATGAGAAATAACCGGAGGTGGAATTGAAGCGGAAGTCTAATGATATTGTTTGGGATTATGGGGTACAATATTGCAAAGGAAAAAGAGATTAGATTACACGCAAATTATGTAAGAAGCTTATCAGAGTTTATCGAATGAAGCATttgaggaagacaaaaaaaaaaagaagaataagAGCTTATCTTGAAAATAacaagaataagaagcaagaaagGGTGGAAGAACTAAAAGAAGAGTTGATGGAAGTAAATATAGGTATTGATGTAAAAGATGAAGATTGTCTAGTGGAGGGAGATTCttctaaaaaaaatcaaagcACCTTGGGCCTATTAATAAGTAGACATTTGCAATCGATCCAACAAAGGCAAgacaacaaaacataaatgatgcATTAAAGTTAAGGTTTACAAATGATGTACATGAGTACCTTTCAAGATGGATTTATAAGGCAGAGATTCCTTTTCATGCAATTGATAATCAAGGCTTTAGACAATTTGTAGAGGCGGTTGGTCAATTCAGTCTGGGCTACAAACCTCCAAGTCAATATCTTCTAAGAGAGCAACTTTTGAAACAAGAAGTTGAGAGAACCAAATTATCTCTTgaaaagcatgaagaagagtgGATGAAAAATGGATGTTCAATTATGACCGATGCATGGACGGATAGCAAGAGGAGCAGCATTATAAATTTATATGTTAATTGCAAACTAGGTACTTCATTCTTTGGTTCTACTAAAGAATCTATGGAGGCACAGATCGGGACTTATATCTTTGAGTTTGTGGAAAAATACATCAATGAAATCGACCCTCAACATGTGGTTCAAATAGTGACAAACAATATGGCAGCCACGGAGTTGTGAAAGGTTACACAACCTCAAATTGTTTAGATCTCTTGTGCGACTCATACAATCAACCTCATGCTTGAAGCAATTGGAAAGTTACTCAAGTTTAGCATAATACTTGAAAAAGCAAAGGCTCTAACAATATTCATCTATGCACATCATAGAACTTTGGCTATTATGAGGAAATATACCAAGAAGAGGGATATTATCAGACCCAGGGTGATTAGATTTGCTACTTTTTTTTGACATTGGAAAGTCTCAAAGACAAGAAAGATCAATTGAGACTTATGTTTACATCTGAGAAGTGGATCAACTCAAAATTAAGGAGTAGTGTGAAGGGGAAAGCAGTAGAGGCGACGATAACAAGTATCTCTTTTTGGAATgatatttctttgactttgaataTTTTCACCCCTTTAGTGAAAGTTTTACGTCTTGTTGACGGTGATAAAAAGCGTGCACTTAAAGTCATGGAAGAGATTAGAAAGACTTTCACGAAAGAAGAAAATGTCATccctattttgaaaattattgatGAGAAGTCTAAAGATACACTTGATAGTCCTTTGCATTATGCTGCTTATTGAATCTAATTTTTTACTTCAAAGATCCAAGCATACAAAATGACATCAATATTTTGAATGAGTTTTTAAATTGTGTTAAGAGAATTTTTCCTACTGATGAGGATATATAATCTACCATTTCTAATAATGAATTGTTGAAGTATAAGAGTGAATATGGAAACTTTGGATGAAAAATGGCGGTCACAACATATGAGAAGGTGGATGTGTACTATGACTTTGATTCAGGTAtatctcttttctttatttctattcAGTATCATACATGTCTCTTTTACttatttttggatttattatttatttatttatatgtttctTTACTTTTTTAAGTTGGACGGTGGTCTAATTATGGTGGCGACACTCCAAACTTACAAAAAATGACAATGTGATTTCTATCTTTAATAAGTAGTTCATCgaggtgtgaaagaaattggattcAATTTGAAAGGGTAAGTAGTAATTCATAAATTATGTTATATattctttctttttattatttttaataattttctaattGTTTAGATGCATACTAAGAACAGAAATAGGCTCGAGATATTAAGATTAAATGATCTTGTATATATCAAATTCAACACCAatcttatgaagaaaaagagtaaAAGAGAAATGGGTGGAAATTTGCTTTTATCCTCTCAATCTAGTGAAGCTTAAGGTTGGCTtgatggtggtgatgaagatgAGGTCGAGCCAGGTTTGGGACTTACTTGGAGAATGGTGACGGAGGC from Zingiber officinale cultivar Zhangliang chromosome 6B, Zo_v1.1, whole genome shotgun sequence carries:
- the LOC121992539 gene encoding transcription termination factor MTERF8, chloroplastic-like, which translates into the protein MKRLHYFSSFCQTVSSTRSPRPHDAALLFAVLPYSASAAAAAAVAAASITGRHMFMAQYLVNSCGFDQEKATEASKLLKGIQSRQQPDSILAFLKSYGFDDGSTKRLLLLFPKCLLLDVEKAFAPRFRAFEDLGLSPSDIVNLVRSNPSTIKMKHERIVSKIEFWQGLLSSKDALVKLIKTNRGILTYSIENKIKPNLELLRECGLDGPKLASILRNRPKIVAQNADFLKSLISRAEDLGVPRTSEMFHRILCALFTVSSEKFKMQMELFRSFGWSENDFVAAFHKCPTFPLKSSMTLQRTMEFLINEAGYASSYIAIRPVLLIMSLERRLIPRHRILATLKSRGHCESDYKVTTYIMATEAKFVEKYITLYKDRYPDLSELYANLSHCNASDSGFQ